Proteins encoded by one window of Nodosilinea sp. PGN35:
- a CDS encoding O-antigen ligase, with amino-acid sequence MTADPAPAPGAAGAATASGSGWARHLPGLWLTGGLVFLIFSWLPLSYYRMVGWAWILLWQAGGVALLVGLWRQLRLSAWNPDSGVSPAPKRAFYPLGYGLDWVALALGIVLGLSALVSPFPRVALWNVSLVVAYMAVLYFYRNGVDRSWLSRLRLWWGLVAVAAGAAVVSLALWRPDQAMWTATNFLTALRNHQPLGHHNFVGGYFVLMLPLAVAAAVATTGWLRKIWLATAGLMLVALYVSGSRGAALGLVVWLVVTWLSRFRTLKPAQRWGWGLAGLGGAVALGLALASNPRIRAWFDAGGGADSPTLDRWFMLRLGGNILRDRPLLGVGPGVMGRVSNLYRPIETGAGLDHIQQLHNTPVQIAGELGLVGLAVFLAALALTLRLWIRLWRQPLEAPDRALLGGIGGSLLTYGVASLTDYQLENIPIAGALLGLVVLLLALGDRYVSVPLPLGGDSRRRGRLAVALGLGLLLTLWLPFTLTVAYGALADRAFYNQRLNLADTRWYKAYRLSPWDPTASAVATEALWTLDQMLAESETQENVRSLLLDYAHQAQQAAPNDAWFNQNLAVLHQTTDPAAALPYAARAVQLMPRHRHYGYWLLGDLLLATGNEAGAVAAFTLEALVNPAALTYPQWQAAPYRAIYAPVVQATLAEYDALLASIAPGDPGFSPLYEARALIAWWTEQPLREVDATRLRPVVAGVLLADADPDAALESVARHLRLGQQSPELRLLATWLDPVTYPATPARPQDGPPDLDALLIEESFATQPLRLWLTAIVTAPDQGYRGSLAFAYRNYQAQQITLMLAPQNLQRYTLVAKLNLFPPWPREFPSLDRRIEALRTQALGLPHPTYNHFRLSEN; translated from the coding sequence TTGACCGCCGACCCGGCCCCGGCCCCAGGGGCGGCTGGCGCTGCAACAGCCTCGGGAAGCGGCTGGGCTAGACACCTGCCGGGGCTGTGGCTAACCGGAGGACTGGTATTTCTAATCTTTAGCTGGCTGCCCCTGAGCTACTACCGCATGGTGGGCTGGGCCTGGATTTTGCTGTGGCAGGCGGGCGGGGTGGCGCTGCTGGTGGGGCTGTGGCGACAGCTGCGGTTGTCGGCGTGGAACCCTGACTCAGGAGTCTCCCCAGCACCAAAGCGGGCCTTCTACCCCCTGGGCTACGGACTGGATTGGGTGGCGCTGGCCCTGGGCATCGTCCTGGGGCTATCAGCCCTGGTGTCGCCCTTTCCCAGAGTGGCGCTGTGGAACGTGAGCCTGGTGGTGGCCTATATGGCGGTGCTGTACTTCTACCGCAACGGGGTTGACCGCAGCTGGCTGAGCCGCCTGCGGCTGTGGTGGGGGCTGGTGGCGGTGGCCGCCGGGGCCGCTGTGGTAAGCCTGGCGCTGTGGCGGCCCGACCAGGCCATGTGGACAGCCACCAATTTTCTCACGGCGCTGCGCAACCATCAGCCCCTGGGGCACCACAACTTTGTGGGGGGCTACTTTGTGCTGATGCTGCCCCTGGCGGTGGCGGCGGCGGTGGCGACCACGGGCTGGCTGCGAAAAATTTGGCTGGCTACCGCCGGGCTGATGCTGGTGGCGCTGTACGTCAGCGGGTCGCGGGGGGCGGCGCTGGGGCTGGTGGTGTGGCTGGTGGTCACCTGGCTGAGCCGCTTTAGAACCCTCAAACCGGCCCAGCGCTGGGGTTGGGGTCTGGCCGGGCTGGGGGGAGCCGTGGCTCTGGGGTTGGCCCTGGCCAGTAATCCCCGCATTCGCGCCTGGTTTGACGCGGGCGGCGGAGCCGACAGCCCCACCCTCGATCGCTGGTTTATGCTGCGTCTGGGCGGCAATATTCTGCGCGATCGCCCCCTGCTCGGCGTTGGCCCCGGCGTCATGGGCCGGGTGTCAAACCTCTACCGCCCGATCGAAACCGGGGCGGGGCTCGACCACATTCAGCAGCTCCACAACACGCCGGTACAGATCGCCGGGGAGCTGGGTCTGGTCGGGTTGGCCGTGTTTCTAGCCGCTCTTGCACTGACTCTACGACTGTGGATCCGGCTTTGGCGACAGCCGCTCGAAGCCCCGGATCGAGCGCTGCTGGGGGGCATTGGCGGCAGCCTGCTGACCTACGGCGTGGCTAGCCTGACCGATTATCAGCTGGAGAATATTCCCATTGCGGGGGCGCTGCTGGGGCTGGTGGTGCTGCTGCTGGCCCTGGGCGATCGCTACGTGAGCGTGCCCCTACCCCTGGGCGGGGATAGCCGGCGGCGGGGTCGTCTCGCCGTTGCCCTGGGGCTGGGGCTGCTGCTGACCCTCTGGCTACCCTTTACCCTCACCGTGGCCTACGGAGCCCTGGCCGATCGCGCCTTCTACAACCAGCGGCTCAACCTGGCCGACACCCGCTGGTACAAGGCCTACCGCCTGAGCCCGTGGGATCCGACCGCCTCGGCGGTGGCGACTGAGGCGCTGTGGACGTTAGACCAGATGCTGGCGGAGTCTGAAACGCAGGAGAACGTGCGATCGCTCTTGCTCGACTACGCCCACCAGGCCCAGCAGGCCGCCCCCAACGACGCCTGGTTTAACCAAAATCTGGCCGTTTTGCACCAGACCACCGACCCGGCTGCGGCTCTGCCCTACGCCGCCCGCGCCGTGCAGCTCATGCCGCGCCACCGCCACTACGGCTACTGGCTGCTGGGCGATCTGCTCCTGGCGACAGGCAACGAAGCGGGTGCCGTTGCCGCCTTCACCCTAGAGGCCCTGGTCAACCCCGCCGCCCTCACCTATCCCCAGTGGCAAGCCGCTCCCTACCGGGCCATCTACGCCCCTGTGGTGCAGGCAACCCTGGCCGAATACGATGCCCTCCTCGCCAGCATTGCCCCCGGCGATCCCGGCTTTAGCCCCCTGTACGAAGCCCGCGCCCTGATCGCCTGGTGGACTGAGCAACCCCTCAGGGAGGTGGACGCAACCCGGCTACGGCCTGTGGTGGCGGGGGTGCTGCTGGCCGACGCCGACCCCGACGCCGCCCTGGAGTCGGTAGCACGCCACCTGCGCCTGGGCCAGCAGAGCCCCGAGCTGAGGCTGCTCGCCACCTGGCTCGACCCCGTCACCTACCCCGCCACTCCGGCCCGGCCCCAGGATGGCCCACCGGACTTAGACGCTCTGCTCATTGAGGAAAGCTTTGCCACTCAACCGCTGCGCCTGTGGCTAACCGCCATCGTCACCGCTCCCGATCAGGGCTATCGAGGCTCTCTGGCCTTTGCCTACCGCAACTACCAGGCCCAACAGATTACCCTGATGCTCGCACCGCAAAACCTCCAGCGCTATACCCTGGTCGCCAAGCTCAACCTCTTCCCCCCCTGGCCACGAGAGTTTCCATCCCTCGATCGCCGCATCGAAGCCCTGCGCACCCAAGCTCTAGGACTACCCCACCCCACCTACAATCACTTTCGCCTATCAGAAAATTGA
- a CDS encoding sugar transferase, translating to MAPVIDCHRAVPTVMQSRPRHRQDIRAPRGLRFQLRDAFTGPGWRGLVLLTTDVLALGLSWHIARSLNQFFSPIPPQLVWWVWLGLPSPFWVLVACAVGLFAYGGLYNTEFQGQRHLRAGKLLSLVYLSALVVMYFYDPKLDLPRSLFFSAWLSGIGLVVGLRLVATLLLRPLTQSKVPASVFLIAPAPRLKRLADVLSQRAKVPVIGAALATTANSATTYQAILASGATLVLAESIPSADLASELYWKLRRAGIAMQLLPTSRDMLYRRGTPETVAGLPTLRLDAPLMGGWDYRLKRWMDYLGAGLGAIALGPLLLGIALAIRLDSPGPIFFRQERVGLHGRIFQVWKFRTMVVDAPRLQAELEQHNESADGVLFKVKHDPRITRVGRLLRRTSLDELPQLFNVLCGQMSLVGPRPLPVRDVAKFDGWHNIRHQVLPGVTGLWQISGRSDIDTFDDVARLDLHYIDNWSLNLDLEILTATLGIVLWGKGAY from the coding sequence ATGGCCCCCGTCATCGACTGCCACCGTGCTGTACCTACCGTGATGCAATCGCGGCCCCGCCACCGCCAAGACATTCGCGCCCCCCGGGGGCTGAGATTTCAGCTGCGCGATGCTTTTACTGGGCCAGGGTGGCGGGGGCTGGTGCTGCTGACGACCGATGTTTTGGCCCTGGGGCTGTCGTGGCACATTGCCAGGTCGCTCAACCAGTTTTTCTCGCCGATTCCGCCCCAGCTGGTGTGGTGGGTGTGGCTGGGGCTGCCCAGCCCCTTTTGGGTGCTGGTGGCCTGCGCCGTGGGGCTGTTTGCCTACGGTGGCCTCTACAACACCGAGTTCCAGGGGCAGAGGCACCTGCGGGCGGGCAAGCTGCTCAGCCTGGTGTACTTGAGCGCGCTGGTGGTGATGTATTTCTACGACCCCAAGCTCGATTTGCCGCGATCGCTGTTTTTCTCGGCCTGGCTCAGCGGCATCGGCCTAGTGGTGGGGCTGCGGCTGGTGGCCACGCTGCTGCTGCGCCCCCTCACCCAGAGCAAGGTGCCTGCCTCAGTATTTCTGATTGCCCCCGCCCCCCGGCTCAAGCGCCTGGCCGACGTGCTCTCCCAGCGGGCCAAAGTTCCTGTGATTGGGGCCGCCCTGGCCACCACCGCCAACTCGGCCACCACCTACCAGGCCATTTTGGCCTCTGGGGCCACCCTGGTGCTGGCCGAGAGCATTCCCTCCGCCGATCTGGCCTCTGAGCTGTACTGGAAGCTGCGGCGGGCGGGCATTGCCATGCAGCTGCTACCCACCAGCCGCGACATGCTCTACCGCCGGGGCACCCCCGAAACCGTGGCGGGCCTGCCCACCCTGCGCCTCGACGCCCCCCTGATGGGCGGCTGGGACTACCGCCTCAAGCGCTGGATGGACTACCTGGGGGCGGGGCTGGGGGCGATCGCCCTGGGGCCACTGCTGCTGGGCATCGCCCTGGCCATTCGCCTCGACTCACCGGGGCCGATTTTCTTTCGCCAGGAGCGGGTGGGCCTGCACGGCAGAATCTTTCAGGTGTGGAAGTTTCGCACCATGGTGGTCGATGCGCCCCGGCTCCAGGCCGAGCTAGAGCAGCACAACGAGTCAGCGGATGGGGTGCTTTTTAAGGTCAAGCACGACCCGCGCATTACGCGGGTGGGTCGTCTGCTGCGCCGCACCAGTTTGGATGAATTGCCCCAGCTGTTTAACGTGCTCTGCGGCCAGATGAGCCTGGTGGGGCCGCGCCCGCTGCCGGTGCGCGACGTGGCCAAGTTCGACGGCTGGCACAACATTCGCCACCAGGTGCTGCCGGGGGTGACGGGGCTGTGGCAGATTTCGGGCCGCTCTGACATCGACACCTTTGACGATGTCGCCCGCCTCGACCTGCACTACATCGACAACTGGTCGCTAAATTTAGACCTAGAAATTCTCACCGCCACCCTGGGAATTGTGCTCTGGGGCAAGGGGGCCTATTGA
- a CDS encoding WecB/TagA/CpsF family glycosyltransferase translates to MAESDLQFRRILKTRVDATSYTDACDRIQTWATAGRSCYVVAANVHVVMTAYWDAQYQHILEDAALVTSDGMPLVLGLRLLGMPGQSRVYGPDLMLTWCDRAAQLGLPIYLYGGTDPMLEKMAAYLQQRFPGLPIAGTHAPPFRPLSAPEAAADVARINQSGARVVFVGLGCPKQEQWMHRHQGQVNAVMVGVGAAFSFFSGDVAQAPRWMMRLGLEWLYRFGQEPRRLWQRYLVNNPMFVLLFGAQVARYRLWRSQGQETGTEFKV, encoded by the coding sequence ATGGCAGAGTCAGATCTGCAATTCAGGCGCATTTTGAAAACTCGGGTGGATGCCACCAGCTACACCGACGCCTGCGATCGCATTCAAACCTGGGCCACTGCCGGGCGATCGTGCTACGTGGTTGCCGCCAACGTCCACGTGGTGATGACCGCCTACTGGGACGCGCAGTACCAGCACATTCTCGAAGACGCCGCCCTGGTCACCTCCGACGGCATGCCCCTGGTGCTGGGGCTGCGGCTGCTGGGGATGCCCGGCCAGAGCCGCGTCTACGGGCCAGATCTGATGCTGACCTGGTGCGATCGCGCCGCCCAGCTGGGCCTGCCCATCTACCTCTACGGCGGCACCGACCCCATGTTAGAGAAGATGGCAGCCTACCTCCAGCAGCGGTTCCCCGGTTTGCCCATTGCGGGCACCCACGCTCCACCCTTTCGCCCGCTCTCGGCCCCAGAGGCCGCCGCCGATGTGGCCCGCATCAACCAGTCGGGGGCGCGGGTGGTGTTTGTCGGCCTGGGCTGCCCCAAGCAAGAGCAGTGGATGCACCGCCACCAGGGCCAAGTCAACGCCGTAATGGTGGGCGTCGGCGCGGCGTTTAGCTTCTTTAGCGGCGATGTGGCCCAGGCCCCCCGCTGGATGATGCGCCTGGGGCTGGAGTGGCTCTACCGCTTTGGCCAGGAGCCCCGCCGCCTGTGGCAGCGCTACCTGGTAAATAACCCCATGTTTGTGCTGCTGTTTGGGGCGCAGGTGGCCAGGTATCGACTGTGGAGATCGCAGGGTCAGGAAACGGGTACAGAGTTTAAGGTCTAA
- a CDS encoding DUF3352 domain-containing protein translates to MGRQKQTWQHLLTWGLVGASLSLAAPTTRADEPNPWHHLPHNTALVLLLDTTANTWGQLSQYQLFKLLEAEQGLTPALPGLPYLPYGIDFANQVAPWIGDTALVALLPVPPGETATLADASIMVAPVADAAAFAAFRNTLFELQGEEPEITTAQGTEIYFWPAPEFDDWSEPAFPEVCDPAEVGADPCTWDNELDPETLDESSAEAGETEPAPLKASPTPPILRLNGAVGLPLTISPFHEEDETLEVEVPVPLPEFGPGGLAVAFLPDALITAENPAALEQYLHLRQSEGQSLAGSREFQRTLANREHSRALFAVYGNALELLNYDFSATTLPAAELPLPFPLPPTTLDDDTLQTLRSLNFGGTLEALVYPTATGMQLRGRYYYDAVPFTFGLTPTVANADSPLELLPASTFVVMSGRNIAGFWRTVASILDQASDFTRNGLAAVRSGFTLFTGLDLDDDVFGWMDGEYAIAAFPAAGGPLGYAGLGLLLQTSDRPTADRTLAAVDELLPSLGLTVHPRTVNQQPATSWELLSSLNNDYLPDLSVGSHGWVTDDTLAITSGTVPMARVLAPSPHDPLADFFLFDQATATFPTPNDGYFYLNVGATLALAYEVFGFNDDPSFGAIKSYLGSLRSLSATTALTPNHMEFQGHLGLAPRRD, encoded by the coding sequence ATGGGCAGGCAAAAGCAAACATGGCAACACCTCCTAACATGGGGGCTAGTAGGAGCCAGCCTCAGCCTAGCCGCACCCACAACCCGCGCCGATGAACCCAACCCATGGCACCATCTGCCCCACAACACCGCCCTGGTGCTGCTGCTCGACACCACCGCCAACACCTGGGGGCAGCTCAGCCAGTACCAGCTCTTCAAGCTTTTAGAAGCAGAACAGGGCTTAACCCCAGCCCTGCCGGGGCTGCCCTACCTGCCCTACGGCATCGACTTTGCCAACCAAGTAGCCCCCTGGATCGGCGACACCGCCCTGGTGGCGCTGCTGCCGGTACCACCTGGGGAAACCGCCACCCTCGCCGATGCCTCGATCATGGTGGCCCCGGTTGCCGATGCCGCCGCCTTTGCCGCCTTTCGCAATACCTTGTTTGAGCTGCAAGGGGAGGAGCCGGAGATCACCACTGCCCAGGGCACCGAGATCTACTTCTGGCCTGCCCCAGAGTTTGACGACTGGTCTGAGCCAGCCTTTCCCGAAGTCTGTGACCCTGCCGAGGTTGGCGCAGATCCCTGTACCTGGGACAATGAATTGGATCCAGAAACTCTAGACGAGAGCAGCGCTGAAGCCGGAGAAACGGAGCCTGCGCCGCTAAAAGCCAGTCCTACTCCACCGATCTTGCGGCTTAACGGCGCGGTTGGCCTGCCCCTGACCATCAGCCCCTTCCACGAAGAGGATGAAACCCTGGAGGTCGAGGTGCCGGTGCCCCTGCCTGAGTTTGGCCCCGGCGGCCTGGCCGTCGCCTTTCTGCCCGACGCTCTGATTACGGCAGAAAACCCCGCCGCCCTTGAGCAATACCTGCACCTGCGTCAGAGCGAAGGCCAATCCCTCGCGGGTAGCCGAGAATTTCAGCGCACTCTGGCCAATCGAGAGCACAGCCGAGCGCTCTTTGCCGTCTACGGCAACGCCCTGGAGCTGCTGAACTACGATTTCTCGGCAACCACTCTACCCGCCGCCGAGCTGCCGCTGCCATTTCCCCTGCCCCCGACAACCCTGGATGACGACACGCTGCAAACCCTGCGATCGCTCAATTTTGGCGGCACCCTAGAGGCTCTGGTGTATCCCACGGCCACCGGCATGCAGCTGCGGGGCCGCTACTACTACGACGCGGTGCCCTTCACCTTTGGCCTCACCCCCACGGTGGCCAATGCCGACAGCCCGCTGGAGCTGCTGCCCGCCTCGACCTTTGTGGTGATGAGCGGCCGCAACATTGCCGGTTTTTGGCGCACTGTGGCCAGCATTTTAGATCAGGCCAGCGACTTTACCCGCAACGGGTTGGCCGCCGTGCGCTCTGGGTTCACCCTCTTTACCGGGCTTGACCTCGACGACGATGTCTTTGGCTGGATGGACGGGGAATATGCGATCGCCGCTTTCCCCGCCGCTGGTGGCCCGCTGGGCTACGCCGGGCTGGGGCTGCTGCTGCAGACCAGCGATCGCCCCACCGCCGACCGCACCCTGGCCGCAGTGGATGAGCTGCTGCCCAGCCTTGGCCTCACCGTCCATCCCAGAACCGTCAACCAGCAGCCCGCCACCAGCTGGGAGCTATTGTCTAGCTTGAATAACGACTACCTGCCTGACCTGAGCGTGGGCAGCCACGGCTGGGTCACTGACGATACCCTGGCAATCACCTCGGGCACGGTGCCCATGGCTAGGGTTTTGGCCCCCTCACCCCACGACCCTTTGGCCGACTTTTTCCTGTTTGACCAGGCGACAGCGACCTTCCCGACCCCCAACGACGGTTATTTTTATCTGAATGTGGGCGCTACCCTGGCCCTGGCCTACGAGGTGTTTGGCTTTAACGACGATCCCAGCTTTGGGGCGATCAAATCCTACCTCGGCAGCCTGCGCAGCCTCAGCGCCACCACCGCCCTCACCCCCAATCACATGGAGTTTCAGGGCCACCTCGGCCTCGCCCCCCGCCGAGATTAA
- the mutY gene encoding A/G-specific adenine glycosylase → MEALRAELLAWYADRGRTLPWRNIDNPYAIWISEIMLQQTQVKTVLPYYQRWLEQFPTVEALAAAAQQTVLKAWEGLGYYTRARNLHQAAQRIVTEHNGEIPANFDAITALPGIGKTTAGGILSSAFNLPHAILDGNVKRVLARLVALPVPPTRALKDLWLLSEHLLDPQNPRDFNQALMDLGATLCTRRNPGCDRCPWQTHCQAYNRNIQSELPMSEAKAPLPHKQIGVAVIWNDQREILIDRRKQEGLLGGLWEFPGGKIEPDETIEACIAREILEELGIEIAVGDRLCTVTHAYSHFKVTLNVHHCTHLAGDPQPIECDEVRWVTLDTIEEFPFPKANIHIINALRAYAAETATEEMG, encoded by the coding sequence GTGGAGGCGTTGCGAGCCGAGCTGCTGGCCTGGTACGCCGATCGGGGCCGCACCCTGCCCTGGCGCAATATCGACAACCCCTACGCCATCTGGATCTCGGAGATCATGCTCCAGCAGACCCAGGTAAAGACGGTGTTGCCCTACTACCAGCGATGGCTAGAGCAGTTCCCCACGGTAGAGGCCCTGGCCGCCGCCGCCCAGCAGACGGTGCTCAAAGCCTGGGAAGGGCTGGGCTACTACACCCGCGCCCGCAACCTGCACCAGGCCGCCCAGCGCATTGTCACCGAGCACAACGGCGAAATTCCGGCAAATTTTGACGCCATCACTGCCCTGCCCGGCATCGGCAAAACCACTGCTGGGGGCATTCTCAGCTCGGCCTTCAACCTGCCCCACGCCATTCTCGACGGCAACGTGAAGCGGGTGCTGGCCCGGCTGGTGGCGCTGCCGGTGCCCCCAACCAGAGCACTAAAGGATCTGTGGCTGCTTTCGGAGCATCTTCTGGATCCTCAGAATCCGCGCGACTTTAACCAGGCCCTGATGGATCTGGGGGCAACCCTGTGTACGCGGCGCAATCCAGGGTGCGATCGCTGTCCCTGGCAGACCCACTGCCAGGCCTATAATCGCAATATTCAATCGGAGCTGCCCATGTCAGAAGCCAAAGCGCCCCTGCCCCACAAGCAAATCGGCGTCGCCGTGATCTGGAACGACCAGCGCGAAATTCTCATCGATCGCCGCAAGCAAGAGGGGCTACTGGGTGGCCTGTGGGAGTTCCCCGGCGGCAAAATCGAGCCCGACGAAACCATCGAGGCCTGCATCGCCCGCGAAATTTTAGAAGAACTGGGCATTGAGATTGCGGTGGGCGATCGCCTCTGCACCGTCACCCACGCCTACTCCCACTTCAAAGTCACCCTCAACGTCCACCACTGCACCCACCTGGCCGGCGACCCCCAGCCCATCGAGTGCGACGAAGTGCGCTGGGTCACCCTAGACACCATTGAAGAGTTTCCCTTTCCCAAGGCGAATATTCACATCATCAATGCGCTGCGGGCCTACGCGGCGGAGACGGCAACGGAGGAGATGGGGTGA
- a CDS encoding DUF760 domain-containing protein: MSNSSGKAQDLFNGFKNSSEHPNSLMQYVHGMSPETIAQLSNPASTEVQQMMEHNIIGLLGGLPSQHFDVEITTNRENLGRLLASAMMSGYFLRGAEQRMAFEDSLMSAESAPEIE; encoded by the coding sequence GTGAGCAATTCTTCCGGTAAAGCCCAAGACCTGTTCAACGGCTTCAAAAACTCCTCTGAGCACCCCAACTCTCTCATGCAGTACGTCCACGGCATGAGCCCCGAGACGATCGCTCAGCTCTCCAACCCTGCTTCCACCGAGGTGCAGCAGATGATGGAGCACAACATTATCGGCCTGCTTGGCGGGCTGCCCTCCCAGCACTTCGACGTAGAAATTACCACCAACCGCGAAAATCTGGGCCGCCTGCTGGCCTCTGCTATGATGAGCGGGTATTTTCTGCGGGGTGCCGAACAGCGCATGGCCTTCGAGGACTCGCTGATGTCGGCAGAATCTGCCCCAGAAATCGAATAG
- the egtB gene encoding ergothioneine biosynthesis protein EgtB has translation MTLSSPLAPPVDNPLAEAGLCTQYRAVRRLSETLCQPLEMDDYGVQAMADVSPPKWHLAHTSWFFETFLLRPYQSSYQEFHPGYGYLFNSYYEAVGDRHPRPQRGLLSRPTVGEVYQYRAHVDAAMTTLLQSQGDHPAVRSLTALGLHHEQQHQELLLTDLKYNLAINPLRPAYRQDVAVAACACASALEFVEFPSGLYNIGHQAAGFAFDNEGPTHPVYLQDFALANRLVTNGEYLEFIADQGYQTAAHWLAEGWAMVQSAGWQAPLYWEQRDGQWWIFTLGGLQPVNLMEPVCHLSYFEADAFATWRGCRLPTEAEWEVAASAVPTQGNLLAADHLHPQPASGSQPLQQLYGDVWEWTQSAYLPYPGFRPAPGAVGEYNGKFMCNQMVLRGGSCVTPPGHIRPSYRNFFPPSARWQFSGLRLAREF, from the coding sequence ATGACGCTTTCTTCCCCCCTTGCTCCACCTGTAGACAACCCCCTGGCTGAGGCTGGCCTATGCACCCAATACCGGGCTGTACGTCGCCTCAGCGAAACTCTCTGCCAGCCGCTCGAAATGGATGACTATGGCGTGCAGGCTATGGCGGATGTCAGCCCGCCCAAGTGGCACCTGGCCCACACCAGCTGGTTTTTTGAGACATTTCTGCTGCGTCCCTACCAGTCGAGCTACCAGGAGTTTCACCCCGGCTACGGCTATTTGTTTAACTCGTACTACGAGGCCGTGGGCGATCGCCATCCCCGTCCCCAGCGTGGTCTGCTGTCGCGGCCCACGGTAGGCGAGGTCTACCAGTACCGCGCCCATGTCGATGCGGCCATGACCACCCTCCTACAGAGTCAGGGCGACCATCCCGCCGTCAGGTCCCTGACGGCCCTGGGCCTGCACCACGAACAGCAGCACCAGGAACTCCTCCTCACCGACCTTAAGTACAACCTGGCGATTAATCCCCTGCGCCCCGCCTACCGCCAGGATGTGGCCGTGGCCGCCTGCGCCTGTGCCTCAGCGCTGGAGTTTGTGGAGTTCCCCAGCGGGCTTTACAACATTGGCCACCAGGCTGCGGGCTTCGCCTTTGACAACGAAGGCCCCACTCACCCGGTCTACCTGCAAGACTTTGCCCTGGCCAACCGCCTGGTCACCAACGGCGAATACCTGGAATTTATCGCCGACCAGGGCTACCAAACCGCCGCCCACTGGCTGGCCGAGGGCTGGGCTATGGTGCAGAGCGCAGGCTGGCAGGCCCCTCTCTACTGGGAGCAGCGCGACGGCCAGTGGTGGATCTTTACCCTGGGCGGCCTACAGCCCGTCAACCTGATGGAGCCAGTGTGCCACCTCAGCTACTTTGAGGCCGATGCCTTCGCCACCTGGCGCGGCTGCCGCCTGCCCACCGAAGCCGAATGGGAAGTCGCCGCCTCGGCAGTGCCCACCCAGGGCAACCTGCTCGCCGCCGACCACCTACACCCCCAACCGGCCTCTGGCTCCCAACCGCTCCAGCAGCTCTACGGCGACGTCTGGGAGTGGACCCAGAGCGCCTACCTGCCCTACCCCGGCTTTCGCCCCGCCCCCGGTGCCGTGGGAGAATACAACGGCAAATTTATGTGCAACCAGATGGTGCTGCGCGGCGGCTCCTGCGTTACGCCCCCCGGCCACATTCGCCCCAGCTACCGCAATTTCTTTCCGCCCAGCGCCCGGTGGCAGTTTAGCGGCCTCAGGTTGGCAAGGGAGTTTTGA
- the egtD gene encoding L-histidine N(alpha)-methyltransferase — MLPTSPTKSSPVKLYDFHPPVADFRSAVLRGLRQPQKVLSPQFLYDKRGSELFDAICQLPEYYLTRTEMQILRNNAGAIATALNHRVLVELGSGSSQKIRILLGAASQVTTYVGVDISRQHLQEACAALMADFEGLEAIAVCADYTQPLPIAAISELHNRPTIGFFPGSSIGNLEPAEVIAFLKTVAVLGDLIVGVDLKKSAAILEPAYDDAQGVSAAFALNVLVRINRELGANFDLSQFEYRACYNETAGRIEMAIASLCDQTVRLGDVEISFKAGETLRTEHSYKYTVEEFQLLAMEAGFQPVQVWMDDQQLFSLHHLKQM; from the coding sequence ATGCTCCCCACCTCCCCCACCAAGTCCTCCCCCGTCAAGCTCTACGACTTTCACCCGCCTGTGGCAGACTTTCGCAGTGCGGTGCTGCGGGGGCTGAGGCAGCCGCAGAAGGTGCTGTCGCCCCAGTTTCTCTACGACAAGCGGGGGTCGGAGCTGTTTGACGCTATCTGTCAGCTGCCGGAGTACTACCTGACTCGTACGGAGATGCAGATTTTGCGGAACAATGCCGGGGCGATCGCAACAGCGTTGAACCACCGGGTTCTGGTGGAGTTGGGCAGCGGCAGCAGCCAGAAAATCCGCATTTTGCTGGGTGCTGCGTCCCAGGTGACGACCTACGTGGGGGTCGATATTTCGCGGCAGCACCTGCAGGAGGCCTGCGCGGCGCTGATGGCCGATTTTGAGGGATTGGAGGCGATCGCCGTCTGCGCCGACTACACCCAACCCCTGCCGATTGCGGCGATTTCAGAACTCCACAATCGCCCCACCATTGGCTTTTTCCCCGGCTCTTCCATCGGCAACCTGGAACCGGCGGAGGTGATTGCGTTTCTCAAAACCGTGGCGGTGTTGGGCGATCTGATTGTGGGGGTAGACCTGAAAAAATCCGCCGCGATTCTGGAACCGGCCTACGACGATGCCCAGGGGGTGTCTGCGGCCTTTGCCCTAAATGTGCTGGTGAGGATCAACCGGGAACTGGGAGCCAATTTTGACCTGAGCCAGTTTGAGTATCGGGCCTGCTACAACGAGACAGCGGGGCGGATTGAGATGGCGATCGCCAGCCTGTGCGATCAAACCGTGCGCTTGGGCGATGTCGAGATTTCCTTTAAAGCAGGTGAAACCCTGCGAACGGAGCACTCCTATAAATACACGGTGGAGGAGTTTCAACTGCTGGCGATGGAGGCTGGGTTCCAACCTGTGCAGGTGTGGATGGACGATCAACAGCTATTTAGCCTTCACCATCTGAAGCAGATGTAG